The proteins below come from a single Larimichthys crocea isolate SSNF chromosome XIV, L_crocea_2.0, whole genome shotgun sequence genomic window:
- the ltb4r gene encoding leukotriene B4 receptor 1 — MASNITSTASQHTPSAPFSLPISPSAQAGIAILTLAFVLGFPGNLFVVWSVLCRVKKRSVTCLLVLNLSLADAFVLLSAPFFLRYLAGGRGWEFGSAACKLVHYLSNVNMYVSIYLICLMSIDRWLAVTRPFMSQRIRTKRSLLCLLLGVWVLAFILSLPMPFYRSNLKKTLAYNVTLSFCVPYHWGSAGHKVFQYLFETFMGCLVPFFLINTCYCYVICRLRSAKFQRKAQGSRLILMIICAFAVFWLPYHIVNIVEVAGLLHGSESVIKAALTARPNVTAFAYFSSAVNPILYVFAGSSHIRHAGLSFMGKLFEATNSESRTTSTFARSGRSSSSPDESNVLQTLSVKLGRPFKSKNKDSSGVAGKGVDEPELKTLATTEPIE, encoded by the exons ATGGCATCCAACATCACCTCCACCGCCTCCCAGCACACCCCGTCTGCCCCCTTTTCTCTGCCCATCTCACCCTCAGCTCAGGCCGGCATCGCCATCCTGACCCTGGCGTTCGTGCTGGGCTTCCCCGGGAACCTGTTTGTGGTTTGGTCGGTTCTGTGTCGGGTGAAGAAACGCTCAGTGACCTGTTTGTTGGTGCTCAATCTGTCACTGGCGGATGCCTTCGTGCTGCTCAGCGCTCCTTTTTTCCTGCGATACTTGGCCGGAGGCCGGGGTTGGGAATTTGGCTCAGCGGCATGCAAGCTGGTGCATTACCTGTCAAATGTGAACATGTACGTGTCCATTTACCTCATCTGCCTGATGAGCATAGATCGCTGGCTGGCCGTTACAAGGCCTTTCATGTCACAGAGAATCAGAACCAAGCGCTCCCTGTTGTGTCTCCTGCTGGGAGTCTGGGTGTTAGCATTCATCCTGTCTCTGCCGATGCCTTTCTACCGCAG CAATCTGAAGAAGACACTGGCGTACAACGTCACCTTGAGCTTTTGCGTTCCATACCATTGGGGTAGTGCGGGTCACAAGGTCTTCCAGTACCTGTTTGAGACCTTCATGGGCTGCCTGGTGCCTTTCTTCCTCATCAACACCTGTTACTGCTACGTCATCTGCCGCCTGCGGAGCGCCAAGTTCCAGCGCAAAGCGCAAGGCAGCCGCCTCATCCTGATGATCATCTGTGCCTTCGCGGTTTTCTGGCTTCCCTATCACATCGTCAACATCGTAGAG GTGGCCGGTTTGTTGCATGGCAGTGAGTCAGTGATCAAGGCCGCTCTTACAGCCCGTCCAAACGTCACAGCCTTCGCCTACTTCAGCAGCGCGGTCAACCCCATCCTCTACGTGTTTGCCGGCAGCTCCCACATCCGACACGCCGGCCTCAGCTTCATGGGCAAGCTCTTTGAGGCCACCAACTCGGAGAGCAGGACCACGTCTACGTTCGCTCGTAGCGGCCGCAGTAGCTCTTCACCGGATGAGAGCAATGTCCTGCAAACTCTGTCGGTCAAACTGGGGAGGCCTTTCAAAAGCAAGAACAAGGACAGCAGCGGCGTGGCGGGCAAAGGGGTCGACGAACCCGAACTCAAAACTTTGGCTACCACTGAGCCGATAGAGTAA